In the Chlorobium limicola DSM 245 genome, one interval contains:
- a CDS encoding universal stress protein, producing MHTQPKQIICAIDFSPLSDEVLIYAAGLQRCGAELTLLYVETEIERNGKMLQKHLHAFSHYSEILAQSGGLARFSVGYGDPATEILACAERLNADLLVLGSHGSTAFTRLLMGNTAETVMRRACCPVVIYKSPETGCSARERQERAACHLKDNKQTA from the coding sequence ATGCATACACAACCGAAACAAATCATCTGTGCGATCGATTTCTCGCCGCTCTCCGACGAGGTGCTGATCTATGCGGCAGGACTGCAGCGGTGCGGAGCGGAGCTCACCCTTCTCTACGTGGAAACCGAAATCGAAAGAAATGGAAAGATGCTGCAAAAACATCTGCACGCCTTCTCGCATTACAGCGAGATCCTCGCTCAAAGCGGAGGACTCGCACGTTTCTCGGTGGGATACGGCGACCCCGCCACGGAAATCCTTGCCTGCGCCGAGCGTCTCAATGCCGATCTGCTCGTACTCGGCTCGCATGGAAGCACGGCATTCACCCGGCTGCTGATGGGCAATACAGCCGAAACCGTAATGCGCAGGGCATGCTGTCCGGTCGTCATCTATAAATCACCTGAAACAGGCTGCTCAGCGAGGGAGAGGCAGGAACGCGCAGCCTGCCATTTGAAAGACAACAAACAAACAGCATAA